DNA sequence from the Xylanivirga thermophila genome:
TCGTTCACAAATATCAGATTTTCCTGTAAGAAAAAAATGATACGACATAATGACCGTATCTGAGATAGTGCTTTTTAATTCAGAGGCGTCAACAGCATATGGATATATGCCTATTCCTGTTTTACTTTTTTTAGAAGTAACTATCTTATAGGCTGCTTGTTTATCGATTGGATTGGAGGAAAGATAGATGTATTTACGATTTCCGATTTTTAATGCAAGTGAAGCATCTATTTTATCTATTATATTATTACATCCCACTGAAGAAGCTACATAAATTATTTTAGGATCTAATTGCATCTTTTCAATTAATGTATATGTGAGCTCATTATCTTCATTTTCTATGCTTTCTAACAATGAATCATAGTTTATGGGAATATCCTTTTTTAAATTGTTAGCTGCTATTTTCAAGAAATTAATAACTTCGGTATAGTTAATTGGTTTGAGACAATATCCCAGTACACGATATTGGATAGCCTTTTGTGCATAGGCAAAATCCGCAAATCCGCTAATTATGATAATTTGAATATTGGGATTAAGATTTTGCAGCTCCATGCATAAATCAAGTCCACTCATCCCAGGCATACGGATATCTGTGATTACAATATCTACATTATTTTTTTGTGTAATATCAAGAGCATCAATCCCATTATATGCAGGTTCTACTAATTCCATATCTAACTTTTCCCAGGGGATAGATGCTTTAAGCATTTTTACTACTCGACGCTCATCATCTGCAATCAGTACCTTAAACATTTTATTTCCTCCATATTATGCGTATTACTAATCGTCTTAGGAAACTTTAGTACAACTTTAGTTCCACTATCTTTGCTGCTCTCTATAGATAATCCATAAGCTTTACCATAATGTAATTGAATACGGTAATGCACATTAATTATGCCAATATGTTCTTTGTTTTTTTGAGACATATCAGGATTTTCTAGATGCGTTTTAATATCTTCTAATGTTTTACTATCTATTCCTATACCATCATCTTGAATGGTGATCACAAGATCATTTTGATCTAGTCGTGCACCTATATAAATGGTACCTCTTCTTGTCATTGACTCTATTCCATGGGAGACAGCATTTTCTACTAGAGGTTGAAGAAGCAGTTTCATCACAGGAACATTAAGTGTATTTTCCCTTATACTATATATTACATCAAATTTATCTGGAAATCGGGCAAGTTGTATATCTAAATATGCTTGAGTTATTTCTAATTCTTCAGCAAATAAAACAGTAGATTCTTCTTTTACATTGTATCTAAACATTTTTGCCAATGCAGTAGCAATTGATGCAATTTCAGGTACATTTTGTTCCAAACCAATATTTTTTATGGATTCCAGTGTATTATATAAAAAATGTGGATTGATTTGACTCCTTAAATAGTCAAGTTCCGCCTGCTTTTTGCCAAGTTTTGCTTCATAAAGATTGACTGTGGCCTCATATAATTCATTATTTAAACGATCAGTTTCCTGTACCATATTATTAAATTCCTGGCTTAAACTATGAATTTCTTCACAGCCATAAAGATTTATTACTGGTTTAGGTTCATCTGGAGTAATTTTTCTTATTCTTTTTATATGAAGGTATAGTTCATTAATGGGATCGACCATATTATGCTGGATATTCCACATAAGGAATAAGATAAAAAATAGCACAACCAATACGATTAAGAGTACCATAGAGGTAACTTTAACCAAATCAGAGTTTAATTCATGCTTATCAAGGGCACAAATGACATAGTATTCTGCCGACGGTACATATGACACAAACAAGAGATAATCCTTTGTATCCTCCTGTGTAGGAGCAGGAGAAATAAATTTTTTAAGGTTACCACACTGGGACAAAATTTCTTTGCAGAATGTATCGGAACAGTTAAAGGGGTAAGTATGTGCCCCTTTATCCACCAAGATAAAATAAGCCTGGCTATCCTCCGAGTTTGGGAGATTAATCGAAGATTTTTTAGGGTCTATTGAAAGAATAATACTACCTAATAGTTTGCCGTAATTTGCATTATCATGGACACCAAAAATATTCTTTGCAAATACTAAATATGGGCCTTCAGGG
Encoded proteins:
- a CDS encoding response regulator transcription factor translates to MFKVLIADDERRVVKMLKASIPWEKLDMELVEPAYNGIDALDITQKNNVDIVITDIRMPGMSGLDLCMELQNLNPNIQIIIISGFADFAYAQKAIQYRVLGYCLKPINYTEVINFLKIAANNLKKDIPINYDSLLESIENEDNELTYTLIEKMQLDPKIIYVASSVGCNNIIDKIDASLALKIGNRKYIYLSSNPIDKQAAYKIVTSKKSKTGIGIYPYAVDASELKSTISDTVIMSYHFFLTGKSDICERIIKSSATKKLFTRLNRALTLNNKEELKNILEEMMQIDCSTIFNISTAFKFYNFVYSSNLLGQIIDKEDRYLYSCEQLVTEYSSFSNMLNEMYSQLTQKNGTDYSMIKSCNSNFMSIIKYINANYEKDISLKSIADTLHMNPNYISQLFKKETGITYTQYLTDLRINKAKHLLQTTDLSINEVSEAVGFNDYFYFLKTFKKIVGITPGKFIN
- a CDS encoding sensor histidine kinase: MNQFTNLKIKAQFKIILICIIIACLGIGMFTFFAVKNLLVKNAATYSQNISQKFNSEIDYLFSKVNSIYDYLQFNQNIEQIFLKPYTENTPTNIRNILVQFTSYSMMNKDISDIAMVNKDIHWSSLYSAETLNSMTTELGKSYHMKSLGIKNTELKNNNAPEGPYLVFAKNIFGVHDNANYGKLLGSIILSIDPKKSSINLPNSEDSQAYFILVDKGAHTYPFNCSDTFCKEILSQCGNLKKFISPAPTQEDTKDYLLFVSYVPSAEYYVICALDKHELNSDLVKVTSMVLLIVLVVLFFILFLMWNIQHNMVDPINELYLHIKRIRKITPDEPKPVINLYGCEEIHSLSQEFNNMVQETDRLNNELYEATVNLYEAKLGKKQAELDYLRSQINPHFLYNTLESIKNIGLEQNVPEIASIATALAKMFRYNVKEESTVLFAEELEITQAYLDIQLARFPDKFDVIYSIRENTLNVPVMKLLLQPLVENAVSHGIESMTRRGTIYIGARLDQNDLVITIQDDGIGIDSKTLEDIKTHLENPDMSQKNKEHIGIINVHYRIQLHYGKAYGLSIESSKDSGTKVVLKFPKTISNTHNMEEIKCLRY